Below is a genomic region from Sneathia vaginalis.
AATTAGAAAAATATAGCAAAAAATTAGCAAGTAAACCTCAAATTGTCGTGTTAAATAAGATAGATATGCTATATGACGATAAAAAAATAGAAGAATTCTCAAAAGCTATAAACAAAGAAGTACTAACTATGTCTGTAATTGCAAATGAAGGTATAAGTGAGGTAATAAAGAAAGCTTATGAGCTTTTATGCAATACAAAAGAAGAAGAAATAGAAGAAGTAAGAGACTTAGATACTGTGTTATCAGAAGTAGTAAAAAGAAAAGAAGACTGGATTATTAAAAAACTTGAACCTAATGTTTATGAAGTGTCTGGACAAGTTGTTGATAATGTATTAAATAAGTACGTCTTTATAGGTGATGATGGAATTATACAATTCTTGCAAGTTATGCGTCATATAGGAATGGAACAAAAGCTAGAAGAAAATGGAGTCAAAATAGGTGACACCATAGTTATAGAAGGATATGAATTTGAATATGTATAATGCGATAGTAATAGCAGGACCAACTGGAGTTGGTAAAACTGAGTTATCAATAAAACTTGCAAAGTTATTAAACGCAAGAATTATTTCAGCTGATGCATCGCAAGTGTACAAGACGCTTGATATAGGTACAGCCAAGATAACTGAAGATGAAAAAGATGGAGTAATACATTATTTAATAGATGAGGTAGAACCAAATGAAAAATATAGTGTGGGACATTTTTATGAAGCTGCCAATAAGATATTAAATGAAAATAGAGAAGTTCCCTTTTTAATCGTAGGTGGTACAGGGCTATATATCAGTTCTTTGACTGATGGTTTGACCATGATGGATAAAGTTGACTATAAAAAAAGAGAAAAGTTAGAGAGTATGACTCTTAGCGAATTACAAGACCTTTTAAGTGAAGAAGAAAAAAAACAAATAGATATTAAGAATAAAGTTAGAGTAATACGTAAAATTGAAACAAGAGGGGTTGTGTATAACAATAAACTTGGTAATGATAGAAAATTTTTAAAAATATTTCTAACGAGAAATAGAGCTACATTATATGATAGAATTAATAAAAGAGTTGATATAATGATGGAACAAGGTCTTTTAGAAGAAGCAAAAAAAGCATATAATGTATATGGTGATAAAATACATTGTATAGGGTATAAGCAATTATTTGAATATTTTAAGTCTAATGTAAGTTTAAAAGAGGCTATCGAAAATATCAAAACAGCTAGCAG
It encodes:
- the miaA gene encoding tRNA (adenosine(37)-N6)-dimethylallyltransferase MiaA, with protein sequence MYNAIVIAGPTGVGKTELSIKLAKLLNARIISADASQVYKTLDIGTAKITEDEKDGVIHYLIDEVEPNEKYSVGHFYEAANKILNENREVPFLIVGGTGLYISSLTDGLTMMDKVDYKKREKLESMTLSELQDLLSEEEKKQIDIKNKVRVIRKIETRGVVYNNKLGNDRKFLKIFLTRNRATLYDRINKRVDIMMEQGLLEEAKKAYNVYGDKIHCIGYKQLFEYFKSNVSLKEAIENIKTASRRYAKRQFTWFKNKGYIEYNLDDESIDKIIEKIRRDYGN